A window from Acidobacteriota bacterium encodes these proteins:
- a CDS encoding transcription elongation factor GreA, whose amino-acid sequence MKARLIKRFELEIVQLERELTMELPKEIQRARELGDLRENAEYAAAKERQRFVEARVSMLRTRVSQIQLMNLDKIPKDRAGFGAKLTLREGDRQFVYELVLPEDANPDAGFVSVASPIGRALVGKEAGDEVVVPTPGGSRTLEIVKLVTVHDEDE is encoded by the coding sequence ATGAAAGCTCGACTGATCAAGCGGTTCGAACTCGAGATCGTGCAACTGGAGCGCGAGCTCACCATGGAGCTGCCGAAGGAGATCCAGCGCGCCCGCGAGCTGGGCGATCTCCGCGAGAATGCCGAGTACGCGGCCGCGAAGGAGCGGCAGCGCTTCGTCGAGGCGCGCGTGTCGATGTTGCGTACGCGCGTGTCGCAGATCCAGTTGATGAACCTCGACAAGATCCCGAAGGATCGGGCGGGATTCGGCGCGAAGCTGACGCTGCGCGAGGGCGACCGCCAGTTCGTGTACGAGCTGGTGCTGCCCGAGGACGCGAATCCCGACGCCGGGTTCGTCTCGGTGGCCTCGCCGATCGGCCGCGCTCTCGTCGGCAAGGAAGCCGGCGACGAGGTCGTCGTCCCGACGCCGGGCGGCTCGCGCACGCTGGAGATCGTCAAGCTGGTGACCGTGCACGACGAGGACGAGTAG
- a CDS encoding RNA methyltransferase: MRIASRQHPVIARFRALATRTPAGIALLDGDHLVAEALAAGVPLEVVLGDERAAPLLARARAAGAATFEASAAVLSAARPVRGAAGGAVALAAWSARSLDAVFRTTPPVVLGLVDVQDPGNLGSAIRSADALDAGAVLALGDSAHPGGWKALRGAMGSTFHLPVGRGSTADALALARQHGLAVAATVAEGGTPIEEANLTQPLLVLVGNEGAGLPAEIVGHADLRLTIPMRPSVNSLNVSVTAALVLWVRRHQAQRRARTPL; this comes from the coding sequence GTGCGGATCGCCAGCCGACAGCATCCGGTGATCGCGCGGTTCCGCGCGCTCGCCACGCGCACGCCGGCGGGCATCGCGCTGCTCGACGGCGACCATCTCGTCGCCGAGGCCCTCGCGGCCGGCGTGCCGCTCGAGGTCGTCCTGGGCGACGAGCGGGCGGCGCCGTTGCTCGCGCGGGCGCGCGCCGCGGGCGCCGCCACATTCGAAGCCTCCGCCGCGGTGCTGAGCGCCGCGCGGCCAGTGCGCGGCGCGGCCGGCGGCGCGGTCGCGCTCGCGGCCTGGTCGGCGCGGTCGCTCGACGCGGTGTTCCGCACGACACCGCCGGTCGTGCTCGGCTTGGTCGACGTGCAGGATCCCGGCAATCTCGGCAGCGCGATCCGCAGCGCCGACGCGCTCGACGCGGGCGCGGTGCTCGCGCTCGGCGACTCGGCTCACCCGGGCGGCTGGAAGGCGTTGCGCGGCGCGATGGGCAGCACCTTTCACCTGCCGGTCGGCCGCGGCTCGACGGCCGACGCCCTGGCGCTCGCGCGCCAGCACGGCCTAGCCGTGGCTGCCACGGTCGCTGAAGGCGGAACGCCGATCGAGGAAGCCAACCTCACGCAGCCGCTTCTCGTCCTCGTCGGCAACGAGGGCGCCGGGCTGCCGGCCGAGATCGTCGGCCACGCCGACCTCCGCCTCACCATCCCGATGCGCCCGAGCGTGAACTCCCTGAACGTCTCGGTGACCGCCGCGCTCGTGCTCTGGGTGCGCCGTCACCAGGCGCAACGTCGCGCCAGGACGCCGCTGTGA
- a CDS encoding replication-associated recombination protein A gives MRPRTLDEYVGQAQIVGEGRPLRQAIDRGRLHSLILWGPPGTGKTTLARLLASTAGADFVAFSAVTSGIKDIKDVIAAAERRRRYDGRQTILFVDEIHRFNKAQQDAFLPHVEGGTIILIGATTENPSFEVNSALLSRAKVYVLQPLTTEDVVAILRRALTDSDRGLGRTGLTAGDDVLSALAVHANGDARVSLNLLEQLATALADPAGAPKTVDHAMLAAFLERRTLVYDKSGEEHFNLVSALHKSIRNSDADAGLYWLARMIEAGEDPLYVARRLVRFASEDVGLADPRALEIALAAKDAVHFLGMPEGNTALAQCVAYLAAAPKSNAIYVAYGAAAADALEDVASPVPLHLRNAPTSLMKGLGYGRGYKYAHDEAEGVAEMTCLPEHLKDRRYYRPTDRGVEARVKAALEHASRKRRPDPSS, from the coding sequence ATGCGCCCGCGCACGCTCGACGAGTACGTCGGGCAGGCGCAGATCGTCGGCGAGGGCCGCCCGCTGCGGCAGGCGATCGATCGGGGCCGGCTGCACTCGCTGATCCTCTGGGGACCGCCAGGCACCGGCAAGACGACGCTGGCGCGGCTGCTGGCGTCGACGGCCGGCGCCGACTTCGTCGCCTTCAGCGCCGTCACGTCCGGGATCAAGGACATCAAGGACGTCATCGCCGCGGCCGAGCGACGCCGCCGGTACGACGGGCGGCAGACCATCCTGTTCGTCGACGAGATCCATCGCTTCAACAAGGCGCAGCAGGACGCCTTCCTGCCGCACGTCGAGGGCGGAACGATCATCCTCATCGGCGCGACCACCGAGAACCCCTCGTTCGAGGTCAACTCGGCGCTGCTCTCGCGCGCGAAGGTGTACGTCCTCCAGCCGCTCACGACCGAGGACGTGGTGGCAATCCTGAGGCGGGCGTTGACGGACTCCGATCGCGGGCTCGGCCGCACGGGGCTCACGGCCGGCGACGACGTGCTGAGCGCTCTGGCCGTGCATGCGAACGGCGACGCGCGCGTATCGCTGAATCTGCTCGAGCAGCTCGCCACGGCGCTCGCCGATCCGGCCGGCGCCCCGAAGACGGTCGACCACGCGATGCTCGCGGCGTTTCTCGAACGGCGCACGCTCGTCTACGACAAGTCCGGCGAGGAGCACTTCAACCTCGTCTCGGCGCTTCACAAGTCGATCCGCAACAGCGACGCCGATGCGGGTCTCTACTGGCTCGCGCGGATGATCGAAGCCGGCGAAGATCCGCTGTACGTCGCCCGGCGGCTCGTCCGATTCGCGTCGGAGGACGTGGGCCTGGCGGACCCGCGCGCGCTCGAGATCGCGCTCGCGGCGAAAGACGCGGTGCACTTCCTCGGCATGCCAGAAGGCAACACGGCGCTGGCGCAGTGCGTGGCGTACCTCGCCGCCGCGCCGAAGAGCAACGCCATCTACGTGGCCTACGGCGCGGCCGCCGCCGACGCGCTCGAGGACGTCGCGTCCCCGGTGCCGCTTCACCTGCGCAACGCGCCGACCTCGCTCATGAAAGGGCTCGGCTACGGCCGGGGGTACAAGTACGCGCACGACGAGGCCGAGGGCGTCGCAGAGATGACGTGCCTGCCCGAGCACTTGAAGGATCGCCGCTACTATCGACCGACGGATCGAGGCGTGGAAGCCCGCGTCAAGGCCGCGCTGGAGCACGCGAGCCGGAAACGGCGGCCCGATCCCTCTTCTTGA
- the mutL gene encoding DNA mismatch repair endonuclease MutL produces the protein MAVNRVHRLPPALANQIAAGEVVERPASVAKELVENAIDAGATRVAIAIAFGGKTLVAVEDNGEGMTGEDASLAIERHATSKIASATDLAAIRTLGFRGEALPSIASVSRFRLRTRARGTLVGTDVRVEGGALASVREVGAPEGTLVEVADLFYNLPARRKFLKADTAEAAQVSRLVTQLALGAPQIGFTLRSADRLLLEAPPAASLDERFYQIYGDRPDLLRVEKHAAGISVQGYVAALGEQGPVRGPQHVFVNGRIVRDRTIAHAIQQAYSVATIKERSPEVHLFLDIAPDRVDVNVHPTKAEVRFLDQGLVHEILRRAVIDALGATGAPQLVLAPAVPPRSSDATAPALPLGMAHVWSAGPTPDPAPPPLAGTPAFAPDPHLRTAPGDVSVATLIQPMTPLGQFRNTFIVAVDDEGMAIVDQHVAHERILFEQISERLTSRALESQRLLSPVVLELTAGEHQTLLGHRAALARFGFDLDDFGGTSLSVAAVPAILDWRRSEAALRAAAIDLDDLSPGDGVDALLRRLAATMACHAAVKANDPLTREKMQYLLDELRRTAHSSVCPHGRPVVLRLTRREIERSFERT, from the coding sequence ATGGCTGTGAACCGCGTGCATCGTCTGCCGCCCGCGCTCGCCAATCAGATCGCGGCGGGCGAGGTCGTCGAGCGGCCGGCGTCGGTCGCCAAAGAGCTCGTCGAGAACGCGATCGACGCGGGCGCCACGCGCGTGGCGATCGCGATCGCGTTCGGCGGCAAGACGCTCGTGGCCGTCGAGGACAACGGCGAAGGCATGACGGGCGAGGACGCGTCGCTCGCGATCGAGCGCCACGCGACGAGCAAGATCGCGAGCGCGACCGACCTCGCCGCCATTCGCACCCTCGGGTTCCGCGGTGAGGCGCTGCCGTCGATCGCCTCGGTGTCGCGGTTTCGCCTGCGGACGCGGGCGCGCGGGACGCTCGTCGGGACCGACGTGCGCGTGGAGGGCGGCGCCCTCGCCTCGGTGCGGGAGGTCGGCGCGCCGGAGGGCACGCTCGTCGAGGTCGCGGATCTCTTCTACAACCTGCCGGCACGGCGGAAGTTCCTCAAGGCCGACACGGCCGAGGCGGCCCAGGTCTCGCGCCTCGTGACGCAACTGGCGCTCGGCGCACCGCAGATCGGCTTCACGCTGCGGAGCGCCGACCGGCTGCTGCTGGAGGCGCCGCCGGCCGCGTCGCTCGACGAGCGGTTCTATCAGATCTACGGCGATCGGCCGGATCTGCTGCGCGTCGAGAAGCACGCCGCGGGGATCTCGGTGCAGGGCTACGTCGCGGCGCTCGGCGAGCAGGGCCCGGTGCGCGGCCCGCAGCACGTCTTCGTCAACGGCCGGATCGTCCGCGACCGGACGATCGCCCACGCGATCCAGCAGGCTTACAGCGTCGCGACCATCAAGGAGCGCAGCCCGGAGGTCCACCTGTTCCTCGACATCGCGCCCGATCGCGTGGACGTCAACGTGCACCCGACGAAAGCCGAAGTGCGCTTCCTCGATCAGGGGCTCGTCCACGAGATCCTGCGCCGCGCCGTCATCGACGCGCTCGGCGCCACCGGGGCGCCTCAACTCGTGCTCGCGCCGGCGGTGCCCCCTCGCTCCTCGGACGCGACGGCGCCGGCGCTGCCGCTCGGCATGGCGCACGTCTGGAGCGCCGGGCCGACGCCGGATCCCGCGCCGCCGCCGCTGGCCGGCACGCCGGCGTTCGCGCCGGATCCCCACCTGCGCACCGCGCCCGGCGACGTGTCGGTCGCGACGCTCATCCAGCCGATGACGCCGCTCGGGCAGTTCCGCAACACGTTCATCGTCGCGGTCGACGACGAGGGCATGGCGATCGTGGATCAGCACGTCGCGCACGAACGCATCCTGTTCGAGCAGATCTCGGAGCGTCTGACGTCGCGCGCCCTCGAGTCGCAGCGCCTGCTGAGCCCGGTCGTGCTCGAGCTGACGGCCGGCGAGCATCAGACGCTCCTGGGCCATCGCGCCGCGCTGGCGCGGTTCGGATTCGATCTGGACGACTTCGGCGGCACGTCGCTGTCGGTCGCGGCCGTGCCGGCGATCCTCGACTGGCGCAGGAGCGAAGCGGCGCTGCGTGCCGCGGCGATCGACCTGGACGATCTGTCGCCGGGAGATGGCGTCGACGCGCTGCTGCGGCGGCTGGCGGCGACGATGGCGTGTCACGCCGCCGTCAAGGCGAACGACCCGCTCACCCGCGAGAAGATGCAGTACCTGCTCGACGAGTTGCGCCGCACCGCGCACTCGTCCGTCTGCCCGCATGGGCGGCCGGTGGTGCTGCGGCTCACCCGGCGCGAAATCGAGCGGAGCTTCGAGCGGACCTGA
- a CDS encoding magnesium transporter CorA family protein, translated as MRSILVHANGVTRRVDSLDPAWLAPGAPERVWVNIDGPTEEDRPLLQETFGFHDLAVEDALAAIHHPKIESYNGFLYVILHEMVPFEELSGPGTRDVDFFVTANALVTVHTARSAAIEAQQAVCLRHHLVLAEGPVALMHRIVDDMVDAYQPVVDVLEARLEALEKVVFEDPSTDPLRAILSLKRDVAALRRVAVPERDVVSRLARREFAEIPEPIAYRFRDVYDHLVRLTEESAFFHDRLTGLLDAHLSTQSNRMNQVMKVLTVIATIFMPLTVLTGLYGMNVPLPHLPGGEAAQFWWVMAIMGTLGGVMLWVFRRMRWL; from the coding sequence ATGAGAAGCATCCTCGTCCACGCCAACGGCGTCACGCGGCGAGTGGATTCGCTGGATCCGGCGTGGCTCGCTCCGGGCGCGCCCGAGCGCGTGTGGGTGAACATCGACGGTCCGACCGAAGAGGATCGGCCGTTGCTGCAGGAGACGTTCGGCTTCCACGATCTGGCGGTCGAGGACGCGCTCGCGGCGATCCACCACCCCAAGATCGAGAGCTACAACGGGTTCCTCTACGTGATCCTGCACGAGATGGTGCCGTTCGAGGAGCTGTCGGGGCCGGGCACGCGCGACGTCGACTTCTTCGTCACGGCCAACGCGCTCGTGACGGTGCACACCGCCCGCTCCGCGGCGATCGAGGCGCAGCAGGCCGTCTGCCTCAGGCATCACCTCGTGCTCGCCGAAGGGCCGGTCGCGCTGATGCACCGGATCGTCGACGACATGGTGGACGCCTATCAGCCGGTCGTCGACGTTCTCGAGGCGCGGCTCGAAGCTCTCGAGAAAGTCGTGTTCGAGGACCCGAGCACCGACCCGCTGCGCGCGATTCTGTCGCTCAAACGTGACGTCGCGGCGCTGCGGCGCGTGGCGGTGCCGGAGCGCGACGTCGTCTCGCGGCTGGCGCGGCGCGAGTTCGCGGAGATCCCCGAGCCGATCGCCTACCGGTTCCGCGACGTGTACGACCATCTCGTGCGGCTGACCGAAGAAAGCGCGTTCTTCCACGATCGGCTCACCGGCCTGCTCGACGCGCACCTGTCGACGCAGTCCAACCGCATGAACCAGGTCATGAAGGTGCTCACGGTGATCGCGACGATCTTCATGCCGCTCACCGTGCTCACCGGGCTCTACGGCATGAACGTGCCGCTGCCGCACCTGCCCGGCGGCGAGGCCGCGCAGTTCTGGTGGGTGATGGCGATCATGGGCACGCTCGGCGGTGTCATGCTGTGGGTGTTCCGCAGGATGCGATGGCTGTGA
- a CDS encoding pyruvate, phosphate dikinase, which yields MAKSGKQSAAKARSTATSTRAGAKAASAGAAKYVYLFGRKTDGNGQMKPLLGGKGANLAEMCRIGLPVPPGFTITTEVCTYYYAHGRTYPAQLKAQMQEGVAAIERQTGKAFGDLKNPLLVSVRSGARDSMPGMMDTILNLGLNDQTVGALARKTSNPRFAWDCYRRFVQMYGDVVLGVQKRPDEDHEPFETVIHALKHERYHRDIEDTKLTVEDLQELVARFKALVQERVGKAFPSSPWDQLMGAVGAVFGSWMNDRAIVYRRKYNIPTEWGTAVNVQAMVYGNTGDTSGSGVAFTRNPANGVKEFYGEFLINAQGEDVVAGVRTPEPVAQLEAEMPKAYHELERIRQVLEKHFRDVQDFEFTIEDGVVYMLQTRNGKRTAMAALKFSMDMHREKLIDWQTAVMRNPADQLDQLLAPVFDAAEVRKAKVIATGLPAGPGAASGQIYLNADRAVAAADKGQAVLLARVETSPEDLRGMIAAEGILTARGGVSSHAALVARQMGKVCVCGAAALEIDYQARTVRVDGQTFKEGDWMSIDGTAGAVYAGQVKTAPSEIVAGLIEGDEPAKRTEKFRHFQQLMKWCSEATRMSVRTNADTPEQTRNAIAFGAIGIGLCRTEHMFFEGDRIDAMREMILAETLEARKAALAKLLPYQREDFAGIFRALNGYPATIRFLDPPLHEFLPHTPEQQADLAKKLKMPVDRIKTRVEQLHEFNPMLGFRGCRLGIGYPEISAMQARAVFEAAAIVQKERIKVRPEIMIPLVGFKKELDLQLEVVHQAAREVQAEQKVKLSYMVGTMIEVPRGALTADEIAQSAEFFSFGTNDLTQTGLGMSRDDSGSFLPQYAELEIVTKNPFATIDAAGVGQLVEMAVQKGRRARPGIKLGICGEHGGDPASIEFFEKVGLDYVSCSPFRVPVARLAAAQAALRRARG from the coding sequence ATGGCGAAATCAGGAAAGCAGTCGGCAGCGAAGGCACGGAGCACGGCCACGTCGACGCGCGCAGGCGCGAAGGCGGCGAGCGCGGGGGCGGCGAAGTACGTCTATCTCTTCGGCAGGAAGACCGACGGCAACGGCCAGATGAAGCCGCTGCTCGGCGGCAAGGGCGCCAATCTCGCGGAGATGTGCCGCATCGGCCTGCCCGTGCCGCCCGGGTTCACGATCACGACCGAGGTCTGCACGTACTACTACGCGCACGGCCGCACCTATCCCGCGCAACTGAAAGCGCAGATGCAGGAGGGCGTCGCGGCCATCGAGCGTCAGACCGGCAAGGCGTTCGGCGACCTGAAGAACCCGCTGCTCGTCTCGGTGCGGTCGGGCGCGCGCGACTCGATGCCCGGGATGATGGACACGATCCTCAACCTCGGCCTGAACGACCAGACGGTCGGCGCGCTCGCGCGCAAGACGAGCAACCCCCGGTTCGCCTGGGACTGCTATCGCCGATTCGTCCAGATGTACGGCGACGTCGTGCTGGGCGTGCAGAAGCGGCCGGACGAGGACCACGAGCCGTTCGAGACCGTGATCCACGCCCTGAAGCACGAGCGCTATCACCGCGACATCGAGGACACGAAGCTGACCGTGGAGGATCTCCAGGAGCTCGTCGCCCGGTTCAAGGCGCTGGTGCAGGAACGCGTCGGCAAGGCCTTCCCGTCCTCGCCGTGGGATCAGCTCATGGGCGCGGTGGGCGCGGTCTTCGGCTCGTGGATGAACGACCGGGCGATCGTCTACCGCCGCAAGTACAACATCCCGACCGAGTGGGGCACGGCCGTCAACGTCCAGGCGATGGTGTACGGCAATACCGGCGACACGTCGGGATCGGGCGTGGCGTTCACGCGGAACCCGGCCAACGGCGTCAAGGAGTTCTACGGCGAGTTCCTGATCAATGCCCAGGGCGAGGACGTCGTCGCCGGCGTGCGGACGCCGGAGCCGGTCGCCCAGCTCGAAGCGGAGATGCCGAAGGCGTATCACGAGCTCGAGCGGATCCGGCAGGTGCTCGAGAAGCACTTCCGGGACGTGCAGGACTTCGAGTTCACGATCGAGGACGGCGTCGTCTACATGCTGCAGACGCGCAACGGCAAGCGCACCGCGATGGCGGCGCTGAAGTTCTCGATGGACATGCACCGCGAGAAGCTCATCGACTGGCAGACGGCGGTGATGCGCAATCCGGCCGATCAGCTCGACCAGTTGCTCGCGCCGGTGTTCGACGCGGCGGAGGTCAGGAAGGCGAAGGTGATCGCGACCGGCCTGCCGGCCGGGCCGGGCGCAGCGTCCGGGCAGATCTACCTCAACGCGGATCGCGCGGTCGCGGCGGCCGACAAGGGCCAGGCCGTGCTGCTCGCGCGCGTGGAGACGTCGCCCGAGGACCTGCGCGGGATGATCGCGGCCGAAGGCATCCTGACGGCGCGCGGCGGCGTCTCGTCGCACGCCGCGCTCGTGGCCCGGCAGATGGGCAAGGTGTGCGTGTGCGGCGCCGCGGCGCTCGAGATCGACTACCAGGCGCGGACCGTGCGGGTCGACGGCCAGACGTTCAAGGAAGGCGACTGGATGTCGATCGACGGCACGGCCGGCGCCGTCTATGCCGGCCAGGTGAAGACCGCGCCGTCGGAGATCGTCGCGGGCCTGATCGAGGGCGACGAGCCCGCGAAGCGGACCGAGAAGTTCCGGCACTTCCAGCAGCTCATGAAGTGGTGCTCGGAGGCGACCCGCATGTCGGTTCGCACGAACGCCGACACGCCGGAGCAGACGCGGAACGCGATCGCCTTCGGGGCGATCGGCATCGGGCTGTGCCGCACGGAGCACATGTTCTTCGAGGGCGATCGCATCGACGCGATGCGCGAGATGATCCTCGCCGAGACGCTCGAGGCGCGCAAGGCGGCGCTCGCGAAGCTGCTGCCGTACCAACGGGAGGACTTCGCGGGGATCTTCCGCGCGCTGAACGGCTATCCCGCGACCATCCGCTTCCTCGACCCGCCGCTGCACGAGTTCCTGCCGCACACGCCGGAGCAGCAGGCGGACCTCGCCAAGAAACTGAAGATGCCGGTCGACCGGATCAAGACGCGCGTCGAGCAGCTCCACGAGTTCAACCCGATGCTCGGCTTCCGCGGCTGCCGGCTCGGCATCGGCTACCCGGAGATCTCGGCGATGCAGGCGCGCGCCGTGTTCGAGGCCGCGGCCATCGTCCAGAAGGAACGGATCAAGGTCCGGCCCGAGATCATGATTCCGCTCGTCGGGTTCAAGAAGGAGCTCGACCTGCAGCTCGAGGTCGTGCATCAGGCGGCCCGCGAGGTCCAGGCGGAGCAGAAGGTCAAGCTGAGCTACATGGTCGGCACGATGATCGAGGTGCCGCGCGGCGCCCTCACGGCGGACGAGATCGCGCAGTCGGCGGAGTTCTTCAGCTTCGGTACGAACGACCTCACGCAGACCGGGCTCGGCATGTCGCGCGACGACTCGGGGTCGTTCCTGCCGCAGTACGCCGAGCTCGAGATCGTGACCAAGAACCCGTTCGCGACGATCGACGCCGCGGGCGTCGGGCAGCTCGTCGAGATGGCCGTGCAGAAGGGCCGCCGCGCCCGGCCGGGCATCAAGCTGGGCATCTGCGGCGAGCACGGCGGCGATCCGGCCTCGATCGAGTTCTTCGAGAAGGTCGGGCTCGACTACGTGAGCTGCTCGCCGTTCCGCGTGCCGGTGGCCCGGCTCGCGGCCGCGCAGGCGGCCTTGAGACGGGCTCGAGGCTGA
- a CDS encoding glycine--tRNA ligase subunit beta, producing MDRELLLEIGVEEMPASWLPGLTEQLTTKLHARLTEAGLPIKLPIEGHSTPRRLAACVPGLVDRQEDRDETLMGPPVSAAFDAEGHPTNAGLGFARKLEVDFDALVQVDTPRGKYLSYTRRHRGKATVDVLPEILGRVLRDLAFPKQMHWDAELEGKGEFVFGRPIRWLLFLYGGRVVPFTIARQALASSPRVQDVTSGAVTYGHRFLATSGRAGRAIKVRSFDEYRRKLAENFVVLSRIERHDRILRDLEAHARRLGGRAMLQQRVQAEALLDEVPDLVEFPAVVSGAFSAEFLELPEEVLTTTLIHHQKFFPVLAPSGALMPAFLAVTNTQTSNERAISTNAERVVAARLRDARFFWDADRKIPLEARLPRLETVLFHKQLGSYGAKAARIEQLADWIARDVLGRPDAAADAARAARLAKADLATDMVREFTELQGTMGGIYARGAGEPEAVWKAIYCQYLPTAVEANGAPSTASLGGGAVTWAAVALADKLDTLVGLLLAGERPTGSRDPYGLRRQAHGILRILLDAEPLAGVRIRTPLAALIAKTREGFAGLAGGLEPAADGEASLREFLFERLHNVLETRGAERSALRAAVPDASAALERPLADLEQNARALPEFARSAPFRQLATAFKRVRNIGREYRPETFADDERTGPALETVLTEPAERALLEEIERRRGVIERAVSSGTRFREAYVEASQFEPVVARFFEEVFVMSDDMRLRQARLRLLKRLETLILRLGDISEIVASE from the coding sequence ATGGATCGTGAACTGCTGCTCGAGATCGGCGTCGAGGAGATGCCGGCCTCGTGGCTGCCCGGCCTGACCGAGCAGTTGACCACGAAGCTGCACGCGCGCCTGACCGAGGCAGGGCTGCCGATCAAGCTGCCGATCGAAGGGCATTCGACGCCGCGGCGGCTCGCCGCGTGCGTGCCGGGCCTCGTCGATCGCCAGGAGGATCGCGACGAGACGCTGATGGGCCCGCCGGTCTCGGCGGCGTTCGATGCCGAGGGGCATCCGACGAACGCCGGGCTGGGCTTCGCGCGCAAGCTCGAGGTGGACTTCGACGCCCTCGTCCAGGTCGACACGCCTCGAGGGAAGTACCTCTCGTACACGCGCCGGCATCGCGGCAAGGCCACCGTCGACGTGCTGCCGGAGATTCTCGGCCGCGTGCTGCGCGACCTCGCCTTCCCGAAGCAGATGCACTGGGACGCCGAGCTCGAAGGGAAAGGGGAGTTCGTGTTCGGCCGGCCGATTCGCTGGCTCCTCTTCCTGTACGGCGGCCGCGTCGTGCCATTCACGATCGCGCGGCAGGCGCTCGCGTCGAGCCCGCGCGTCCAGGACGTGACGTCCGGCGCCGTGACGTACGGCCACCGGTTCCTCGCGACGAGCGGCCGCGCCGGCCGCGCGATCAAAGTGCGGAGCTTCGACGAGTACCGGCGCAAGCTCGCCGAGAACTTCGTCGTGCTCTCGCGGATCGAACGGCACGACCGGATCCTGCGCGACCTCGAGGCGCACGCGCGCCGTCTCGGCGGCCGTGCCATGCTGCAGCAGCGCGTCCAGGCCGAAGCGCTGCTCGATGAAGTGCCGGATCTCGTCGAGTTCCCGGCCGTCGTCTCCGGGGCGTTCAGCGCCGAGTTCCTCGAGCTGCCCGAGGAGGTGCTGACGACGACGCTGATTCATCATCAGAAGTTCTTCCCCGTGCTCGCACCGTCGGGCGCGCTGATGCCGGCGTTCCTCGCGGTGACGAACACGCAGACGAGCAACGAGCGCGCGATCAGCACGAACGCCGAGCGCGTCGTCGCCGCGCGGCTGCGCGACGCGCGCTTCTTCTGGGACGCGGACCGCAAGATCCCGCTCGAGGCGCGGCTGCCCCGGCTCGAGACGGTGTTGTTCCACAAGCAGCTTGGATCGTACGGAGCCAAGGCGGCGCGCATCGAGCAGCTCGCCGACTGGATTGCGCGTGACGTGCTGGGACGGCCGGACGCGGCCGCCGATGCCGCGCGGGCGGCGCGCTTGGCCAAGGCCGATCTGGCGACCGACATGGTGCGCGAGTTCACGGAGCTGCAGGGCACGATGGGCGGCATCTACGCGCGCGGTGCCGGCGAGCCCGAGGCGGTGTGGAAGGCGATCTACTGCCAGTACCTGCCGACGGCCGTCGAAGCGAACGGCGCGCCGTCGACCGCGAGCCTCGGGGGCGGCGCCGTGACGTGGGCGGCCGTGGCGCTCGCCGACAAGCTCGATACGCTCGTGGGGCTGTTGCTCGCCGGCGAACGGCCGACCGGATCGCGCGATCCGTACGGCCTGCGGCGGCAGGCGCACGGGATTCTGCGCATCCTGCTCGACGCCGAGCCGCTCGCCGGCGTCCGGATCCGCACGCCGCTCGCGGCGCTGATCGCCAAGACCCGCGAAGGGTTCGCCGGCCTGGCCGGCGGGCTCGAGCCGGCGGCCGACGGCGAGGCCAGCCTGCGCGAGTTCCTGTTCGAGCGGCTGCACAACGTGCTCGAGACGCGCGGCGCCGAGCGCAGCGCGCTGCGGGCCGCCGTGCCGGACGCGAGCGCCGCGCTCGAGCGCCCGCTCGCCGACCTCGAGCAGAATGCGCGGGCGCTGCCGGAGTTCGCGCGGTCCGCCCCGTTCCGCCAGCTCGCGACGGCGTTCAAGCGCGTGCGCAACATCGGGCGCGAGTACCGGCCGGAGACGTTCGCCGACGACGAGCGGACCGGGCCCGCGCTCGAGACGGTGCTCACCGAGCCCGCCGAGCGGGCGCTGCTCGAGGAGATCGAGCGCCGCCGCGGCGTGATCGAGCGCGCGGTGTCGAGCGGCACCAGGTTCCGCGAAGCCTACGTCGAAGCCTCCCAGTTCGAGCCGGTCGTCGCCCGCTTCTTTGAAGAGGTGTTCGTGATGAGCGATGATATGCGGCTGCGGCAGGCGCGGCTACGGCTGTTGAAGCGGCTGGAAACGTTGATCCTGCGGCTGGGTGACATCTCGGAGATCGTGGCATCGGAGTAG